The genomic DNA atcatcatcttGAAATGATATAGTAAGCATTCTTTACCGGTTCTGCCGAATAAACTGAAGAACAGTGCTTGGATCGACCTTTTTTATCCACCTACTCATCGGTGAAGCGATCAATATGGGTCACAAACATGAAAAtttcacttggtgaagacaaaatcttttatgtattactttagATTTCCAACCTTTGGttactttttaattgggtatgtattaatgactttaataactagttatttttataaaaatagaaaaGGAAACTATTCTTAATCAAACCATCTAATAACATACTGATTTGCAATTCCATTCATCAACTAAAACAATTTGATAAACTAAACAACCTATTGATTTGCAAAACATCATGTAAACAGTTTCCATCCATCCCAATTCAAAGTTCTAAAACTTAAATCATCACCAACAGAACTTACAAAATCAAGATGAATACTGGTTTCGATGAAGGTGAACACACTCGGGAACTTACATGAGGGTCCATGAGGTGGTATTCAACGTCATCGTTTTATTATGGTACCGAGCTCTAAGTGTCAAAGAGTAACAGATCCTGGAGGCTTTTAATCATCTGTTTTACTCACCTGTTGACTTAGTCATATAGCCACAACAATAACACATATATTTGAAGCAGGGCCTAGGTAAAATTCCAAGATTTATGTCAATTTGTTCTTTTCTTTGGTTTATTAAATCTGATGATGAATACTTTTATACTTTCATGTTACTTTATTCTATCTTCATTAGTAGGAAAGCCACAGGTTGTTCATAGACTCTGAGGTTTGAATTTGGCCATTTTGGAAAGCTCGTTGACAGCTTCAACCAAATGATCAAGCCGGGCCACAAACTCTATCAGCAATGATGTGAAAGTAACAAGTGACATTGACTGCCTTTGGCTTTGGTAATTTATCTCGGGTTCTTCTGTATTATAATCTTTGTTAAACAAACGCGCGTCTATCACTCTTTGGAGTTTTTCTGTTGAACTATGCGCGTTTTTCAGTAAAGAACACTTTCGGGTTTGTTTCATGTCATATATATCTTTTCCTAAGCATCTAATCAACTCTGCAGCCTTATTTGTTGCTTCTAGTATCTCTGTCTCAAATATGACTCTTAAATTATATGGTGCCTgtgaggaaaaaaaaaaaaaaaaaaactcaaaaattaCAAACTTTTTACAATATCAAGATTATAATAAAGTAGATGTTTAGGAACCTGAATTTGGGAGTGAAGAACACCATGAAGTCCCATGATCTCGTATGCACAATATCTTAAGACCGTGCCAACTTTGACGTATTCACTCCAAGGATAGAACGCTTGTCGGAACCTGCCATGTGGCGGTTCCCATTTAGCTGAAAGAGCCTTAAGAATTCACCATTAAGAGTAACATGTATTAGAATTCTTTTCATAATTATAGATCAACACAATGAAAGTTTTAACATTGTCGTTtggtcactttagtccaaaatggAAATAATTGTCATATCGGCCACTGTGGTTCAATTTATTAACCATTATCGTCCCTGACACTAACTCTGTTAGAATTTTTGTGTTAGTTTTCATTAAATGACCGAAATACCATGCGTATATTTACATAAGTGGTTAAAAAATTGAACCACAGTGGCAGATATGACAAAATTTTCATTTTCGACTTAAAGGGTTAAAATGgtcaaaccacagggatgaaCAACGAACTAAAATCTTATTTTTTATACATAAATGTATAAATATATTACCAAGGACTCGAGTTTAGCAGACGAGTTTAATGTGGATCGGAACTTTTTGTAAGCAGGCTCATCTGGGAATTCGTCCATAAAAGTCTTGGTGAACACTGATTGATCTGATCCATCACCAGTCAAGTACTTTTTGATACATTCTAAAGTCAACCCATGTTTAAGTTGTTAGCAGTTATTGTGTGATTAAGGTATTTTAAAATGCACAAAGCTAGCTAGCTACCTTCAAGTGAGTCTGCGACTGAGTTAAAGTTTTTGACTAGTTCCATGTGCAACTGCTCACCAGCCCATATAGGAAAAATCAGAGTGTTCACTGCTACTGTTACAATTGCTCCAATCACAATTGAGTAAAACCGTTCAATCGATGTTCTAACTGGATTCCCCATCCGGTACCCCGAAACGATGATCAAGCAGTACGTAAATAGTATAACTCGAAAACCATACTCATATGGCACAAGGGTTGGCCATAACTTCATGAATGATGTTAAAGTCCCTGTGAATGGAAAACAACTTTTGCTTAGCAGGTTATAGCAGCAAtatgggtttgggtttgggtttgggtcgTGTGGGGTCGGGTTGACCTAGTAACACTTTATTATAAGTTATTCATTAGTTATGACTACGGAAACAATATGATTCGGTAATAGACTATAGTCAATATATTAACAAACTCTAGGTGACTTTCAGTTCGGCCCGTTTGACCAGGTTGAGATAAAACACAACTCCAACCGGCCCGTTCATAATAAATGGGCCAAAATGGCCACATCTAGTCTGGCATACCTTTATTTAACTTATGAACTTACCTATCACAAAAATACTGATGCCTATTATAATAGGTTCGGCAACTGGACCACCCATCAAAGCTAATTCAGCAACAGCAACGGCCAAGACTCCAGCAAACAAGCTTCCGAGTGCACGGTTGAATCCTTTATGAAATGTTGCCCCTTTAAAAAGTAATAATCAAAATGTTATCCGGTTAATAATTGCATTTTAACATAAATCCTTTTGTTTTAgttatgtttacatggcatataaTATGATTATGTACATACCAACGGTATATTCAAACATGATCGCGACTGTGAGGATGGACCATATGATGGTGGTGCCAAACACTTTATAAGGTGCTTGAACTAGAATGAGTAGAGACACAAGGAGAACAGCAAGACCAACTTTTAGAGAGAATGTCACTCGGTTACGGTCTTCTTTAGCAAAATCCAAGATTGCATACATAAAAACCGCGGCTTTGTTTGAGGTTTTTGGGAGTTCATCTTTGGTACTAGACGATATTTCAACAACAAAACCGCCCTCCTTCCCGTTCATTTTTCAACTCTTGTTATGATCTTTAGTATTTTTTAGTAGGAAAGATATGAATGAATGAGTTTTGGGATGAAGAAAGAGCCATTTATATACGAGCCGGGTATAGTTTAGCTATGAAAAAGGAAGAATAATACTTCAAATAAGGTACAAGAAAATATGGGTGCGACTACACACAAAGACGGCATTATAACAATTAAGGTTTtgttttagttaatgatgtttaacTTTGAGAATCAGAAGTATGTTGT from Helianthus annuus cultivar XRQ/B chromosome 7, HanXRQr2.0-SUNRISE, whole genome shotgun sequence includes the following:
- the LOC110866215 gene encoding aluminum-activated malate transporter 9, with amino-acid sequence MNGKEGGFVVEISSSTKDELPKTSNKAAVFMYAILDFAKEDRNRVTFSLKVGLAVLLVSLLILVQAPYKVFGTTIIWSILTVAIMFEYTVGATFHKGFNRALGSLFAGVLAVAVAELALMGGPVAEPIIIGISIFVIGTLTSFMKLWPTLVPYEYGFRVILFTYCLIIVSGYRMGNPVRTSIERFYSIVIGAIVTVAVNTLIFPIWAGEQLHMELVKNFNSVADSLEECIKKYLTGDGSDQSVFTKTFMDEFPDEPAYKKFRSTLNSSAKLESLALSAKWEPPHGRFRQAFYPWSEYVKVGTVLRYCAYEIMGLHGVLHSQIQAPYNLRVIFETEILEATNKAAELIRCLGKDIYDMKQTRKCSLLKNAHSSTEKLQRVIDARLFNKDYNTEEPEINYQSQRQSMSLVTFTSLLIEFVARLDHLVEAVNELSKMAKFKPQSL